A genomic region of Polynucleobacter necessarius contains the following coding sequences:
- a CDS encoding phosphate-starvation-inducible protein PsiE, with translation MNMTPTSPKGASKLEDAIEKWTVPIGNLFVSLFHRIALFGIGAATVWSAAVAFLGMVGKGSASIEDLLLLFIYLEIGAMVGIYFKTNHMPVRFLIYVAITAVTRLIIDLVNTKHEADLAILFMGITILILALANAVVRYASFKYPSRAGDNE, from the coding sequence ATGAATATGACCCCAACATCCCCCAAGGGCGCATCTAAGTTGGAAGATGCCATTGAAAAATGGACGGTACCTATTGGCAACCTATTTGTCTCCCTTTTCCATCGTATTGCTCTTTTTGGAATTGGGGCAGCAACCGTATGGTCAGCTGCAGTTGCCTTCCTGGGAATGGTAGGCAAAGGTTCTGCATCTATTGAAGACTTGCTTTTGCTATTTATCTATCTTGAGATTGGTGCAATGGTTGGCATCTACTTCAAAACCAACCACATGCCTGTGCGCTTCTTGATCTACGTTGCCATCACAGCCGTAACACGACTCATCATTGACCTAGTCAACACCAAGCATGAAGCAGATTTAGCCATCTTATTCATGGGCATTACCATTCTGATCCTTGCTTTGGCCAATGCAGTCGTGCGTTATGCCTCATTCAAATACCCCAGCAGAGCGGGCGACAACGAATAA
- a CDS encoding NAD(P)/FAD-dependent oxidoreductase produces MIRITELRLPIDHAPEALELAILKRLNLSQKDLIQFEVFKRSYDARKNVALSFIYTVDLSLKDEESILQKFSGDIHVRPSPDTSYHFVAKAPESIANGKALRPVVIGFGPCGIFAALVLAQMGFKPIVLERGKKVRERTQDTWGLWRKNVLNPESNVQFGEGGAGTFSDGKLYSQIKDPKFYGRKVINEFVKAGAPEEIQYVAKPHIGTFRLVGMVEKIRQEIIDLGGEIRFSQKVIGFDIQDQQITGVKIEGHDDLPANHVVLALGHSARDTFEALHHAGVFMEAKPFSVGFRIEHPQSLIDKARLGPHAGNELIGVADYKLVHHAKNGRAVYSFCMCPGGTVVAAASEPNCVVTNGMSQYSRNERNANAGIVVGITPEDYPSGPLAGIEFQRAIESKAFELGGGTYEAPGQLVGDFLEGKASTQFGSVIPSYKPGVHLTDLAESLPAYAIEAIREALPAFEKQIKGFSMKDAVLTGVETRTSSPLRITRGPNFQSLNIKGLYPAGEGAGYAGGILSAGVDGIKVAEAVALDYLAS; encoded by the coding sequence ATGATCCGTATTACTGAACTGCGTTTGCCAATCGACCATGCCCCAGAAGCCCTGGAGTTAGCGATTCTGAAGCGCCTGAATTTATCCCAAAAAGACTTAATTCAATTTGAGGTCTTTAAGCGCAGTTATGATGCCCGTAAAAACGTCGCACTGTCATTTATCTATACCGTTGATCTCTCGCTGAAAGATGAAGAAAGTATTCTTCAGAAATTTTCAGGCGATATTCATGTAAGACCATCGCCAGATACGAGTTATCACTTTGTTGCTAAGGCTCCTGAGTCTATAGCTAATGGGAAGGCATTACGTCCTGTAGTCATCGGTTTTGGCCCTTGTGGAATATTTGCTGCTTTAGTACTTGCGCAGATGGGCTTCAAGCCTATCGTCTTGGAGCGCGGGAAAAAAGTTCGTGAGCGTACTCAAGATACTTGGGGCTTATGGCGCAAGAATGTTCTTAATCCAGAATCCAATGTGCAGTTTGGTGAGGGTGGGGCAGGAACCTTTTCGGATGGCAAGCTCTACAGTCAAATCAAAGACCCTAAATTTTATGGTCGCAAGGTAATCAATGAGTTTGTTAAGGCCGGCGCCCCAGAAGAAATTCAGTATGTAGCAAAACCCCACATAGGCACCTTCCGTTTGGTGGGTATGGTCGAAAAAATCCGCCAAGAGATTATTGATCTGGGCGGAGAGATTCGTTTTTCCCAAAAAGTGATTGGTTTTGATATTCAAGATCAGCAAATTACTGGAGTAAAAATTGAGGGGCACGACGACTTGCCTGCAAATCATGTGGTGCTGGCATTAGGACATAGCGCACGCGATACCTTTGAGGCTCTTCATCATGCCGGCGTGTTTATGGAGGCCAAGCCCTTTTCAGTTGGCTTTCGAATTGAACATCCACAATCACTCATTGATAAAGCGCGCCTGGGTCCCCATGCAGGCAATGAGCTTATCGGTGTCGCTGACTACAAATTAGTCCATCACGCCAAGAATGGCCGCGCTGTATACAGTTTTTGTATGTGTCCTGGCGGTACCGTGGTGGCTGCAGCCTCTGAGCCAAATTGTGTGGTTACTAATGGTATGAGTCAGTACTCGCGTAATGAGCGCAATGCCAATGCAGGCATCGTTGTTGGTATCACCCCAGAAGATTACCCTAGTGGGCCACTCGCAGGCATTGAGTTTCAACGTGCAATTGAATCCAAGGCATTTGAATTGGGTGGCGGAACATACGAAGCTCCGGGCCAATTGGTTGGGGATTTCTTGGAAGGTAAGGCATCTACACAATTTGGAAGCGTAATACCTTCTTACAAACCTGGCGTACATTTAACTGACTTAGCCGAAAGTTTGCCTGCATATGCGATTGAGGCAATTCGGGAAGCGCTACCTGCCTTTGAGAAGCAAATCAAAGGTTTTTCAATGAAGGATGCTGTTTTAACCGGAGTTGAGACGCGCACATCATCGCCTTTGCGCATCACGCGCGGACCCAACTTCCAAAGCCTGAATATCAAAGGACTCTATCCGGCAGGAGAGGGTGCGGGCTATGCTGGCGGCATTCTATCTGCGGGAGTAGATGGTATTAAGGTGGCAGAGGCGGTTGCCTTGGATTATCTGGCAAGCTAA
- a CDS encoding chaperone modulator CbpM has protein sequence MTQTNITWIEGAVVENEVHMTIVELSHASRTPEELIMTWVSEGVLSPSGSSPEDWRFGGDSLRRAKTAAHLTHDLELNVPGVALALDLLEEIAQLRARLPREN, from the coding sequence ATGACACAAACAAATATCACCTGGATTGAAGGCGCTGTTGTTGAGAACGAAGTTCACATGACGATTGTTGAACTCTCTCATGCCTCACGCACTCCAGAAGAACTCATCATGACTTGGGTATCCGAAGGCGTTCTCAGCCCTAGCGGCTCATCACCAGAAGACTGGCGCTTTGGTGGCGACTCTTTAAGAAGAGCAAAAACAGCCGCTCACCTAACCCACGATTTAGAACTGAATGTTCCTGGTGTTGCTCTAGCATTGGATTTGCTAGAAGAAATAGCGCAGCTTCGGGCTCGCTTGCCGCGCGAGAATTAA
- a CDS encoding radical SAM protein has translation MSSVANNQIADEKEVLFHPELSQKFDINGPRYTSYPSADRFHNAFCEADYLGALERVAKTNEPLSLYFHLPFCPNICYYCGCNKIITKDHGRSAKYIKYLAKEMAMVCSAMGAQKKIPVTQLHWGGGTPTFLSHLSHEEMTELMHHTREHFELLPGGEYSIEIDPRRVTEQDIALLAELGFNRISLGVQDFNLAVQEAVHRVQTIEETQAVMDWSRKYGFKSRSVDLIYGLPKQTPETFKETVDVVLAMNPDRLSVYITTRICHTSLSRSVVLLKPIFLLQQIS, from the coding sequence ATGAGCTCAGTGGCAAACAATCAGATTGCAGATGAAAAAGAAGTTTTATTTCATCCGGAGTTATCGCAAAAGTTTGATATCAATGGGCCTCGCTACACCTCCTATCCAAGCGCAGATCGCTTTCATAATGCATTTTGTGAAGCAGATTATTTAGGCGCCCTTGAGAGGGTAGCCAAAACCAACGAGCCTCTATCCCTATATTTCCATTTACCCTTCTGTCCTAACATTTGCTATTACTGCGGATGTAATAAGATCATCACCAAGGATCATGGTCGCAGTGCAAAGTACATCAAGTATTTGGCAAAAGAAATGGCGATGGTCTGTTCCGCCATGGGCGCCCAGAAGAAAATACCAGTGACGCAGTTACATTGGGGTGGCGGTACTCCGACATTTTTATCTCATTTATCTCATGAGGAGATGACGGAGTTAATGCATCACACTCGCGAGCATTTTGAATTACTGCCTGGTGGTGAGTATTCAATAGAGATTGATCCACGTCGTGTAACAGAGCAAGACATTGCACTGCTTGCTGAGCTGGGCTTTAACCGTATTAGCCTGGGTGTTCAGGACTTTAATCTGGCCGTGCAAGAAGCGGTACACCGTGTGCAAACCATTGAAGAAACTCAAGCGGTGATGGATTGGTCCAGAAAGTATGGTTTTAAATCCAGAAGCGTTGATTTGATCTACGGCCTGCCAAAACAAACCCCGGAAACCTTTAAAGAAACGGTGGATGTGGTGTTGGCCATGAATCCAGATCGCCTCTCGGTATATATAACTACGCGCATTTGCCACACATCTTTAAGCCGCAGCGTCGTATTGCTGAAGCCGATCTTCCTCCTGCAGCAGATAAGTTAG
- a CDS encoding TAXI family TRAP transporter solute-binding subunit, translated as MRKKISAGVEGSGTHAQATKILKESGYVGGVDLRNLPGSEAVKALQLGEIDGAFIVDGYEAPNVQTLLNDPMMHLVTFKRAEAYAKLIPYLHILEVPQGAFSLPRNFPSMDMKLLATTTNILIDDRMHPAIQFLFLEAARSINGKGSFFAERGEFPSFKDSIMTESPVAVHYEKNNYPLLAAYFPFWIAELISRLIFILLPFCVLAYPILQALPGFRAKRMQNKINRLYGELKRFEQELLLNFNPEQRNEYLKKLDLLEYQALNVKVSKRLSGDYYALRTSIDYVRNCLNRGQHPYQFDEGVDPDL; from the coding sequence GTGCGTAAGAAAATTTCTGCTGGTGTTGAGGGAAGTGGTACACATGCTCAGGCGACCAAGATCTTGAAAGAGTCTGGTTATGTGGGTGGGGTGGATTTACGCAACCTTCCTGGTAGCGAGGCAGTTAAGGCGCTTCAACTTGGTGAGATCGATGGTGCATTCATTGTGGATGGCTATGAAGCTCCGAATGTTCAGACGCTACTAAACGATCCAATGATGCACCTCGTAACCTTTAAGCGGGCAGAGGCTTATGCCAAGCTCATTCCTTATCTGCATATTTTGGAGGTTCCACAAGGCGCATTTAGCTTGCCAAGAAACTTTCCGTCTATGGATATGAAGTTGCTTGCAACAACAACCAATATCTTGATTGATGACCGCATGCATCCAGCGATTCAGTTTTTATTCTTAGAGGCTGCTAGATCGATCAATGGTAAAGGCTCATTTTTTGCAGAGCGGGGAGAGTTCCCATCCTTCAAAGATTCAATCATGACTGAGAGCCCTGTTGCAGTTCATTACGAGAAGAATAATTATCCGTTGTTGGCTGCCTATTTCCCTTTTTGGATTGCTGAATTAATTAGCCGTCTGATATTTATTTTGCTGCCGTTTTGTGTGCTTGCCTACCCGATCTTGCAAGCACTTCCAGGATTCCGTGCCAAGCGGATGCAGAACAAGATCAATCGACTCTATGGTGAATTAAAAAGGTTTGAGCAAGAGCTGCTGCTCAATTTCAACCCAGAGCAGCGTAATGAGTATCTAAAGAAATTGGATTTACTAGAGTACCAAGCGCTAAACGTGAAGGTCTCTAAGCGTCTATCGGGTGATTACTATGCTCTGCGAACTAGTATTGACTATGTCCGCAACTGTTTAAATAGAGGGCAACACCCTTACCAGTTTGACGAGGGTGTTGATCCAGATCTATAG
- a CDS encoding pirin family protein, translating into MMFLRKSQDRGYADHGWLKSFHSFSFAGYHDPKFMGWGNLRVINEDRVAAGMGFGKHGHRNMEIISYVLSGELAHEDSMGNVKGIPPGDIQRMSAGTGVTHSEFNHAKDQTTHFLQIWIEPNLLEIEPSYEQVSVPQVEKEGKLRLVASPDGRDNSVKIHADANVYAGLFNGSQSASFALDKNRKAYAHLIRGELKINGQQLNAGDALLIENESTLNIEGGIDAEVLIFDLSH; encoded by the coding sequence ATGATGTTCCTTAGAAAATCCCAAGATAGAGGCTACGCAGACCACGGCTGGCTGAAAAGCTTCCACTCCTTCTCTTTTGCGGGCTACCATGACCCCAAATTTATGGGCTGGGGCAACCTAAGAGTTATTAATGAAGACCGGGTTGCCGCTGGCATGGGGTTTGGAAAGCATGGCCACCGCAATATGGAGATCATCAGCTACGTTCTTTCGGGCGAATTGGCACATGAGGACAGTATGGGTAACGTTAAAGGCATTCCTCCGGGCGATATTCAGCGCATGAGCGCCGGCACAGGAGTGACTCACAGCGAATTTAATCATGCTAAAGATCAAACAACCCACTTCTTGCAAATCTGGATAGAACCCAATTTGTTAGAGATTGAACCCAGCTATGAACAAGTTAGCGTTCCTCAAGTTGAAAAAGAAGGAAAGCTGCGGCTTGTTGCCTCTCCAGACGGCAGAGATAATTCCGTAAAAATTCATGCTGATGCCAATGTCTACGCAGGCCTATTTAATGGTTCACAATCAGCCAGTTTTGCATTGGATAAAAATCGCAAGGCCTATGCCCACCTCATACGCGGTGAGCTAAAAATTAATGGCCAGCAGCTAAATGCTGGGGATGCATTGCTGATTGAGAATGAATCCACCCTAAATATTGAAGGCGGGATTGATGCTGAAGTGCTGATCTTTGACTTGAGTCATTAA
- a CDS encoding SlyX family protein: MTEDRITNLEIKLSFTEDLIEKLNETVYKQQQQIEFLYRELKAIKEQASSGGGGGSLKDEIPPHY, from the coding sequence ATGACTGAAGATCGAATCACGAATCTAGAAATCAAGCTCAGCTTTACCGAGGACTTGATTGAGAAACTCAACGAGACTGTCTATAAGCAACAGCAGCAGATTGAATTTCTTTATCGGGAACTGAAGGCCATTAAAGAGCAAGCTAGCAGTGGCGGTGGAGGCGGTAGCCTCAAAGATGAAATCCCTCCACACTATTAA
- a CDS encoding putative toxin-antitoxin system toxin component, PIN family: MRVVILDTNVLLDLFVFNDFRALHLKEALLAGHISALATPKTLEEFADVISRPLFSLDKTAQEKILLQWSSLAKSVGDEDLQKSPWQCQDPDDQVFLDLAFTHKPCTLVSKDNEVLRFISRAATEQVLITADYTQAL; the protein is encoded by the coding sequence ATGCGTGTCGTCATTCTCGACACCAATGTTTTGCTCGATCTCTTTGTCTTTAATGACTTTAGAGCGCTTCATTTAAAGGAGGCCTTGCTTGCCGGCCACATTAGCGCTCTTGCTACCCCTAAAACACTAGAAGAATTTGCTGATGTGATTTCTCGTCCGCTGTTTTCTTTAGACAAAACAGCTCAAGAGAAAATCTTGCTGCAGTGGAGTTCTCTAGCAAAGAGTGTGGGCGATGAAGATCTTCAAAAATCTCCCTGGCAATGTCAAGACCCAGACGATCAAGTCTTCCTAGATTTGGCTTTTACGCATAAACCCTGCACTTTGGTGAGTAAAGATAATGAGGTCTTAAGGTTTATAAGCAGGGCTGCCACAGAACAAGTTCTTATTACAGCAGACTACACTCAAGCTCTATAG
- a CDS encoding AsmA family protein: MKKTIKLILGISAALALLGAGLWYGSSLVNPAQLTKLLSSSVKDATGRDLKISGPVSLKIFPSIGVTAEQVSLSNASWASDAQMLTLKYIEMNIKLLPLLTGNVEISSMNLKGLDAHLQTNKAGVGNWDMTSSVSTPNTSSGNSANQSTSDDSAFVAIETVNISDAKISYQEANGSTKIFLLPKFALDKSGSKTSVIVDAQHANYTLGLKGKVSSLRTAMMDWDQSPVKMDIDLVLTLNGKTLDIQGKINKAPKVLPRFDISLNSKSFDLVPLAGSAVIAANGAKVKSISAPPKAQEKYFFSADMLPFDLIPEATGKIALNIDKLGVPDQAPFTNVKANLLFKGQDLEINDLNFAVGKGEAQAQIKLSQFHGPSPMLVAKGIAKDFSLEQIVVTADPNARVSGGNTELAFNISSRGKSLHQIAASANGTVQVYIGNAVLDSALMNKGGDFVVTVLDAVNPMRKKTKKTILECAVAYLPIANGIITAKDSVGAVTDRLDILLAGTVNLNTEAINIKINPNEKSGLTTGLDLGSLVMLQGTLQNPSAGIHKEGVVNSAVTIGLGILTGGISIAAENAKSLVTKSYSCNSALRPWSDIYPGSK, from the coding sequence ATGAAAAAAACGATCAAGCTCATTTTGGGTATATCTGCTGCCCTTGCTTTATTGGGGGCGGGCTTGTGGTACGGATCTTCATTGGTCAATCCAGCGCAATTAACCAAATTACTGAGTAGCTCAGTAAAAGATGCAACTGGTCGAGATCTCAAAATCTCAGGGCCTGTTAGCCTGAAGATATTCCCCTCTATTGGAGTTACTGCAGAGCAAGTCTCATTAAGTAATGCATCTTGGGCTAGTGATGCGCAAATGCTGACCTTGAAATACATTGAGATGAATATCAAATTGCTGCCTTTGCTGACTGGCAATGTTGAAATTAGCAGTATGAATTTGAAGGGGCTTGATGCTCACCTACAAACCAATAAAGCTGGGGTAGGTAACTGGGATATGACTTCTTCAGTAAGCACTCCCAATACTTCTTCAGGCAATTCTGCTAACCAATCAACGTCTGATGACAGTGCATTTGTGGCGATTGAAACTGTCAATATTTCTGATGCGAAAATTAGTTACCAAGAGGCAAATGGCTCGACCAAGATCTTTTTACTCCCTAAATTTGCTTTGGATAAGAGCGGGTCAAAAACGTCCGTTATTGTGGATGCCCAGCACGCTAACTACACGCTTGGTCTAAAAGGAAAAGTGAGCTCGTTACGCACGGCGATGATGGATTGGGATCAGTCTCCCGTAAAGATGGATATTGATTTGGTGCTCACCTTAAATGGCAAGACTCTCGACATTCAGGGCAAGATCAATAAGGCACCAAAAGTATTGCCTAGGTTCGATATTTCGCTAAATTCCAAATCGTTTGACTTGGTTCCGCTTGCAGGTTCAGCAGTCATTGCTGCGAATGGCGCAAAGGTGAAGTCTATAAGCGCTCCCCCCAAGGCTCAGGAAAAATATTTCTTTAGTGCTGACATGCTTCCATTCGATTTAATCCCAGAGGCTACTGGCAAGATTGCTCTCAATATTGATAAGCTGGGCGTTCCTGATCAAGCCCCATTTACCAATGTGAAGGCCAATCTCTTATTTAAAGGTCAGGATCTAGAAATCAACGATTTGAATTTTGCCGTAGGCAAGGGTGAGGCGCAGGCGCAAATTAAGCTCTCTCAATTTCATGGTCCAAGCCCTATGCTGGTGGCAAAAGGTATCGCCAAGGATTTCTCATTGGAGCAAATTGTAGTGACCGCAGATCCCAATGCGCGGGTAAGCGGCGGCAACACTGAACTTGCCTTTAACATCAGCAGTCGAGGGAAAAGCTTGCACCAGATAGCTGCTTCGGCAAACGGTACGGTCCAGGTTTATATTGGCAATGCAGTGTTGGACTCCGCTTTAATGAATAAGGGCGGTGATTTTGTCGTCACAGTATTGGATGCAGTCAATCCAATGCGCAAGAAAACCAAAAAAACTATTTTAGAGTGCGCAGTTGCCTATTTGCCAATTGCTAATGGCATTATCACTGCGAAGGATTCTGTTGGCGCAGTTACCGATCGCTTGGATATTCTGTTGGCTGGTACGGTCAACCTCAATACCGAAGCTATCAATATCAAAATTAATCCCAATGAAAAGTCTGGCCTAACAACTGGCCTCGATCTTGGCAGTTTGGTGATGCTGCAAGGTACATTGCAAAATCCCAGCGCAGGGATTCATAAGGAGGGGGTAGTTAATAGTGCTGTCACTATTGGTCTAGGCATCCTCACGGGCGGAATCAGTATTGCCGCTGAAAATGCTAAATCGCTGGTTACGAAATCCTATTCTTGCAATTCAGCGCTGCGACCTTGGTCAGATATTTATCCTGGGTCTAAATAG
- a CDS encoding LLM class flavin-dependent oxidoreductase: MANPIPYSILDISPIPQGFTAGDALRNSLDVAQHAEKWGYTRYWVAEHHNMTGNASSATAVLVGYIAAGTSHIRVGSGGVMLPNHAPLVIAEQFGTLESIYPGRIELGLGRAPGTDQMTARALRRDLLGSDDRFPQDVRELQHYFGPIQEGRSVKAIPGANTNVPIWILGSSLYGAQLAAHFGLPYTFASHFAPEQLLEAMKIYRDLFKSSVQLASPYSAFVMNVVAADTDEEAQHLFTTLQQNVVRMRRNTRGQLPPPIESLDDFCEPHEQDAAAHALQCSVVGSLETVKKGMRQWLDKTGANELIFTGQIFDHQARLKSFEIAAQAAQSL, from the coding sequence ATGGCTAATCCCATTCCATACTCCATTCTAGATATATCTCCCATTCCTCAGGGATTTACTGCTGGTGATGCGCTTCGTAATTCATTGGATGTGGCGCAACATGCAGAAAAATGGGGCTACACCCGTTACTGGGTGGCAGAGCATCACAATATGACTGGAAATGCCAGTTCTGCAACTGCAGTGCTAGTGGGCTACATCGCTGCAGGTACATCACATATCCGGGTAGGTTCTGGCGGGGTCATGTTGCCAAACCATGCGCCACTCGTCATCGCAGAACAATTTGGCACTTTGGAATCTATCTATCCAGGTCGTATTGAGCTGGGGTTAGGGCGCGCACCTGGAACTGACCAAATGACGGCAAGGGCGCTACGACGTGATTTATTAGGAAGTGATGATCGCTTTCCGCAAGACGTTCGTGAGCTTCAACATTACTTTGGCCCTATTCAGGAAGGGCGGTCTGTTAAGGCGATACCTGGCGCCAATACGAACGTGCCGATTTGGATCTTGGGCTCTAGCCTGTATGGCGCGCAGCTGGCTGCACATTTTGGTTTGCCGTATACATTTGCCTCGCACTTTGCACCAGAACAGCTATTGGAAGCAATGAAGATTTACCGTGATTTATTTAAGTCATCTGTACAACTTGCATCACCATACTCAGCATTTGTTATGAATGTCGTAGCTGCAGATACGGATGAAGAGGCGCAACATCTCTTTACCACCTTGCAGCAGAATGTTGTCAGAATGCGGCGCAATACGCGCGGACAACTGCCGCCACCGATTGAAAGTCTGGATGATTTTTGTGAGCCCCATGAGCAAGATGCTGCCGCTCATGCTCTGCAATGCTCAGTGGTCGGTTCTTTGGAGACTGTTAAAAAGGGAATGCGCCAGTGGCTGGATAAAACGGGCGCAAATGAATTGATATTTACTGGCCAGATATTTGATCATCAAGCTAGACTCAAATCCTTCGAGATAGCAGCGCAGGCCGCCCAAAGTCTATAG
- a CDS encoding YaeQ family protein codes for MALRATIHKADLHVTDSDRHYYGSHSLTIAKHPSETEERMMVRIIAFALQASEDLVFTKGLSDTDEPDLWIKDLTDAIQLWIEIGQPDERRILKACGRSDQVIVYCYGGHTSKIWWDGIANKLTRARNLQVVSIPAEQVNELNKLVERSMVIHVNMQDGEVYVSSDKGQVTITPEIWRKNQD; via the coding sequence ATGGCCCTACGCGCAACAATCCACAAAGCCGACCTCCACGTCACAGACTCCGACCGCCACTATTACGGCAGTCACTCCCTTACGATCGCCAAACACCCCTCGGAAACTGAAGAGCGGATGATGGTCAGAATCATTGCCTTTGCTTTACAGGCGAGCGAAGACCTGGTCTTTACTAAAGGTTTAAGCGACACCGATGAGCCGGATCTTTGGATTAAGGATCTCACGGATGCCATTCAGCTGTGGATTGAAATTGGGCAGCCAGATGAGCGCAGAATTCTGAAGGCGTGCGGCCGGTCAGATCAAGTGATCGTTTATTGCTATGGAGGGCACACAAGCAAAATCTGGTGGGACGGTATCGCCAATAAGCTCACTAGAGCGCGCAATCTTCAAGTCGTATCCATTCCAGCAGAACAAGTAAATGAATTAAATAAGTTGGTTGAGCGCAGCATGGTGATTCACGTCAATATGCAAGATGGTGAAGTCTACGTTTCTTCCGATAAGGGCCAAGTCACTATTACCCCAGAGATCTGGCGCAAAAATCAAGACTAA
- a CDS encoding phage holin family protein, translated as MMSNLTLFIVQWGLTSLFLWVASYIFSGLRFADGGSLLIAALLLGFANAIVKPLLILFTLPLTVVTMGLFLLVINALVLMLVSAVVSGFTISSFWTAFFASIFISLFSLFVSGLVF; from the coding sequence ATCATGAGTAACTTAACGCTATTTATAGTCCAGTGGGGCTTAACTTCTTTATTCCTATGGGTGGCTAGCTATATTTTTAGTGGCTTACGCTTTGCTGATGGCGGCTCGTTATTGATTGCCGCTCTATTGCTTGGCTTTGCGAATGCCATTGTGAAGCCGCTATTGATTTTGTTCACACTTCCACTAACAGTAGTGACCATGGGGCTGTTTTTACTGGTGATCAATGCATTGGTATTGATGCTGGTGTCTGCAGTGGTGAGCGGCTTTACGATCTCTAGCTTCTGGACAGCCTTCTTCGCCAGCATCTTTATTTCTTTGTTCAGTCTCTTTGTGAGCGGACTCGTATTTTAA
- a CDS encoding DnaJ C-terminal domain-containing protein — translation MKFKDYYETLGVARSATEAEIKSAYRKLARKYHPDVNKDAEAEEQFKQIGEAYAVLKDTEKRSAYDRFGENWKNGQDFTPPPNWNEGFEYSDAGFGGGHPGYGGGFEDDQSEFFESLFGRGKHRQGGRGGQSRQGMNFKGQDHHAKVFIDLADAYNGAKRTIALHMPTQDASGHVTTQERKLDVSIPKGIKAGQNLRLSGQGGPGMGEGPAGDLYLEIDFHPNAIYRIDGKDVLIDIPLAPWEAALGTTVKVPTPAGTTLELKIPAGTVAGRKMRLKGKGIPSAEPGDLYVVPTIALPPADTDAHKEAYQAFEKAFDFNPRTHLKG, via the coding sequence ATGAAATTTAAGGATTACTACGAGACTCTTGGCGTGGCACGCTCTGCCACCGAAGCAGAAATCAAGTCAGCGTATCGCAAGCTGGCTCGCAAATATCATCCGGACGTTAATAAAGATGCTGAAGCCGAAGAACAGTTCAAGCAAATTGGTGAGGCTTATGCCGTTTTAAAAGATACCGAGAAACGCTCAGCCTACGATCGCTTTGGTGAAAACTGGAAAAATGGCCAGGACTTTACTCCCCCACCAAACTGGAATGAAGGCTTTGAGTATTCAGATGCTGGGTTTGGTGGTGGACACCCGGGCTATGGTGGCGGATTCGAAGACGATCAAAGCGAATTCTTTGAATCCCTTTTTGGCAGAGGCAAACATCGCCAAGGTGGCCGCGGAGGTCAATCACGCCAGGGCATGAATTTCAAAGGCCAAGATCATCATGCCAAAGTTTTCATTGATTTAGCCGATGCTTATAACGGTGCCAAGCGCACGATTGCTTTGCATATGCCGACACAAGATGCGAGCGGTCATGTCACTACTCAAGAGCGCAAGCTCGACGTCAGCATTCCAAAAGGTATTAAAGCCGGACAGAATCTCCGCCTTTCAGGTCAGGGTGGCCCCGGCATGGGTGAAGGACCTGCGGGCGACCTCTATTTAGAAATTGATTTTCATCCCAATGCGATTTATCGCATAGACGGCAAGGATGTATTGATCGATATTCCATTAGCGCCATGGGAAGCTGCGTTAGGCACGACCGTTAAGGTTCCCACTCCAGCAGGCACAACTTTAGAACTCAAGATTCCTGCAGGCACAGTAGCTGGACGTAAGATGCGCCTCAAAGGCAAAGGCATTCCGAGTGCAGAACCCGGCGATCTCTACGTCGTACCAACAATTGCCCTACCCCCTGCCGATACTGATGCACACAAAGAGGCCTATCAAGCCTTTGAAAAAGCATTTGATTTCAACCCCAGAACTCACCTGAAGGGATGA